From one Trueperaceae bacterium genomic stretch:
- a CDS encoding carbon-nitrogen hydrolase family protein, giving the protein MRSRIAVAQIDCTLGDVAANLAKIDQFTRSAVEGGAGLVIFPELATTGYFIADRINELAEPIPGPTTDALAEVARAQGAWLVVGMAEARAGKHHNVSVLISPAGLEGVYRKVHLFDSEKTTFTPDVEPALFDTPFGKIALTICYDLLFPEYIRSLVLAGADVIVNSTNWIADSYQREVWGWTGERTEALASIRALENTTFVAMAARTGGELHFASLGHSCICSPSGAPLAVVADGEGIAIADVVTESPDLARWRSIATYLKDRRVDLYRAWEA; this is encoded by the coding sequence ATGCGGAGCCGGATAGCCGTAGCCCAGATCGATTGCACGCTCGGTGACGTGGCCGCCAACCTAGCGAAGATCGACCAGTTCACGAGGTCGGCCGTCGAGGGCGGCGCTGGTCTCGTCATCTTCCCGGAGCTCGCGACCACCGGATACTTCATCGCTGACCGGATCAATGAACTCGCCGAGCCCATCCCCGGACCAACTACGGATGCCCTCGCCGAAGTGGCAAGGGCCCAGGGAGCCTGGCTCGTGGTTGGTATGGCCGAGGCTCGTGCCGGTAAGCATCACAACGTCTCGGTCCTGATCTCGCCAGCCGGTCTAGAGGGCGTCTACCGGAAGGTCCACCTGTTCGACTCCGAGAAGACGACCTTCACCCCCGATGTCGAGCCGGCGTTGTTCGACACGCCGTTCGGGAAGATCGCCCTCACCATCTGTTACGACCTTCTCTTCCCCGAGTACATCCGCTCTCTCGTGCTTGCCGGGGCCGACGTGATCGTGAACAGCACGAACTGGATCGCGGACTCCTACCAGCGCGAGGTCTGGGGGTGGACCGGCGAACGCACCGAAGCGTTGGCGTCGATCCGCGCGCTCGAGAACACGACCTTCGTGGCCATGGCAGCGCGAACCGGCGGGGAGCTACACTTCGCGAGCCTGGGGCACTCCTGCATCTGCTCGCCGTCCGGAGCTCCCTTGGCCGTCGTCGCGGACGGTGAGGGCATCGCCATCGCAGACGTGGTGACCGAGTCCCCTGACCTAGCGCGCTGGCGCTCCATAGCCACCTACCTCAAGGACCGCCGCGTCGACCTCTACCGTGCTTGGGAGGCCTGA